From the genome of Flavobacteriales bacterium:
CTCAGAGGTAATGGCTCGGCTCACTCCAGAAAGTACACTTGAAGATGTTTACGAACAACTCGCCTTGCTTTCGGACATAGAACTGTCTGAAAAACAGGAACAGAAAGGCCAGGTGTACACGCACAAAGAGGTTGAAAAGCGTTCGCAAGAATGGCTGAAATAGTCTGGACTCACCGTGCAGAAAGTCAACTCGAAAGGGCTATCAAATACATCCGAGATGAGCAAGGAGTTCATTATGCGAAGATTGTCCTTGAACGCATCCTTTACGATGTTCAATTATTGTCTGATAATCCAAAAGTGGGAACTGTTGAACCGCTACTGGCTCACAAAAAGTCTGAATATCGGTTTCTGATCATTTGGAGCTACAAGGTCATTTACCGCTGCGCTAAAAACAAAGTGGTCATTTCACGGGTTTTTCATACTTCAAGAAATCCAAAAAAACTACGCGGAGTTTAACCCCGCAACTCGGCACCAACTTCTCGCTCAAAGCGTTGCTGCAAACGGCCCATGGTCTTATCAATGGTCTTGTCGTTGAGGGTGCTGTTCTCATCTTGTAAGATGAAACTCATGGCGTAGGAACGTTTTCCTTCAGGAATTCCCTTGCCTTCATACACATCGAACAGGTCAACTTCCTTTAGCAGCTTGCGCTCGGTCTGGTAGGCCAACTCTTCCAACTTGCCGTATTTGACGGTTTTATCTACGAGAAGGGCCAGGTCTCTTCGTACTGACGGATACTTCGGCAGCTCAGCAACTTCAAATTCATTCAAAGCCGAAAGTTTGAGAACGAGATCCCAATTGAAATCCGCAAAGAACACCTCCTGCTCAATATCGAATGCTTCCAACAAATTGGAATTCACACTCCCGAAGTTGGCAAGCAACTTCCCATCTTTCGATACGAATTCCATTCCGTAAGCGTAGGTTGTCTTGTCGGATACGTCCTGAAGCGTGGCCGAAATTCCCAAACGACCGAGGATTGACCTGACCACACCATGAATGTGATGGAATGTTGCGTTTCCAGATACTGCGTTCCATCGTTCTTTCTGCCATCTTCCAGTGATGAAAAGTCCGAGCGAGCGGTATTCGTTGTAAGGCCATTCACCAACCCCCTCGGTCTTCGGCCACTCCCCCTTTCCAGGGGGAGAACTGGCGCGTTCTTCAAACGCCTTGCCCCCCTCCTTTGAAAGGAGGGACTGGGGGAGGTCATTTTGCCCCCCTCCTTTGGAGGAGGTTTCGTAAAGATTTCCGAACTCATAGAATTTGCAGTTCGGATTCTGGTGGCGGATGTTGCGCGAAACGCTTTCCAAACCACCGAAAAGCAAGGTTTGGCGCATGGCGTTGAGGTCGGTGCTAAGCGGATTCAGTATATCCACTTTCACCTTGCCCTGCTCCGCGAAATGCTTGTCCATGTAAGCCGCTTTGGTCAACGAATTGTTCATGATCTCGTTGAAGCCTCGGGCCGTCAATGCATCCGAGACCAGATTGCGCAGCTGCTCTGGGCTCTTCTTATCCGAAGCGATTAGCGGAACGCGTAATTGCCCGCTTCCAACAATTCTGTCGTAACCGTAAACCCGGAGAATTTCTTCGATGACATCCGCTTCGCGCGTCACGTCATTCTTGAAGGATGGCACGGATAACTTGAGGCCACCATCAACCTTCTTTTCAATGTAAATACCAAGGTCTTCCAAGATGGAAATGACCGTTTCCTCTGGAATTTCCTGACCGATCAATCGGTTGATGTTCCCGAACTGCACATCCACCTTCTGGTG
Proteins encoded in this window:
- a CDS encoding phenylalanine--tRNA ligase subunit beta translates to MEISYNWLKQYLKVDIDVNEAAALLTGSGLEVEKVIPFSSVEGGLQGLVIGEVLTKEKHPDADRLSVTTVDVGGDEPLHIVCGAPNVAAGQKVVVATVGAKLYPSDGEPFEIKKSKIRGAVSEGMICAEDEIGLGESHDGIMVLPDDVKVGTPAADYFEIENDFVLEIGLTPNRADAMSHIGVARDLRAVLREVKGGYEDLKLEWPDVMAYSADMAKNPISIEVKDEEACPRYVGLYIEGVEVKPSPAWLQNRLKAIGSRPINNVVDVTNFVLHEMGQPLHAFDADQIKDKKVVVRTAKAGEKFTTLDEVERNLNDEDLMICHSTDGMCIAGVFGGMKSGVTDKTQNVFLESAYFNPVSIRKTAKRHGLSTDASFRFERGIDPEITVLAAKRAALLIQEVAGGKLSVITDVYPNPIPHQKVDVQFGNINRLIGQEIPEETVISILEDLGIYIEKKVDGGLKLSVPSFKNDVTREADVIEEILRVYGYDRIVGSGQLRVPLIASDKKSPEQLRNLVSDALTARGFNEIMNNSLTKAAYMDKHFAEQGKVKVDILNPLSTDLNAMRQTLLFGGLESVSRNIRHQNPNCKFYEFGNLYETSSKGGGQNDLPQSLLSKEGGKAFEERASSPPGKGEWPKTEGVGEWPYNEYRSLGLFITGRWQKERWNAVSGNATFHHIHGVVRSILGRLGISATLQDVSDKTTYAYGMEFVSKDGKLLANFGSVNSNLLEAFDIEQEVFFADFNWDLVLKLSALNEFEVAELPKYPSVRRDLALLVDKTVKYGKLEELAYQTERKLLKEVDLFDVYEGKGIPEGKRSYAMSFILQDENSTLNDKTIDKTMGRLQQRFEREVGAELRG